A genomic region of Mycobacterium sp. Aquia_213 contains the following coding sequences:
- the kdpA gene encoding potassium-transporting ATPase subunit KdpA, whose amino-acid sequence MQAATVAVLVVILHVPLGDYMARVYADARHWRLEKLCYRLIGAEPDDQQRWTKYCTSVLAFSAISVLFLYGLLLVQTRLPEPWGHKGMTPALAFNTAISFVTNTSWQNYSGEATLGHVGLLAGLVVQAFASCAVGMCVAVVLIRGLSRYRSEEIGNFWADLVRTVVRILIPLSIFVTVLLLTLGVVNNLHGAQGITTLAGNSQILRGGPVATWESIKLMSGDGGGAFNVNSAHPFENPTPLTNVVEVVAMLLIPVSFIRTFGVMVGDKRQGWALFASAAILFAIGTAALIVADVVTNGTVIHAVGAATEGTEARFGVPGSAMFGQVATATGDGAANSSYDSYASVGGAVLMLNMMLGEVAPGGAGSGLYGLLMMTLLAVFLGGLMIGRTPEYLKQRLDSRHMKLIGFYILTLPAVVLTGTAVAMALPGERAAMLNAGPHGLSEVLYAFTSAAANNGSAFAGFSGNTIWYNIALALAMAIGRFLPIIVVLAIAGTFAAQRAGVITAGTLGTHTPTFVFLIVGATLIIVGLEYLPALALGPAADAVLR is encoded by the coding sequence CAGACGACCAGCAGCGGTGGACGAAATATTGCACATCTGTTCTGGCGTTCTCCGCCATCAGCGTGCTGTTCCTGTACGGACTGCTGCTCGTGCAGACGCGGCTGCCCGAGCCGTGGGGGCACAAGGGCATGACGCCCGCGCTGGCGTTCAACACCGCAATCTCGTTTGTCACCAACACCAGTTGGCAGAACTATTCCGGCGAAGCCACACTCGGCCACGTCGGGTTGCTCGCCGGACTAGTCGTCCAGGCGTTCGCCAGCTGCGCTGTCGGAATGTGTGTCGCGGTGGTGTTGATCCGAGGACTTTCGCGCTACCGGAGCGAGGAAATCGGCAACTTCTGGGCCGACCTGGTGCGCACTGTCGTGCGCATCCTGATTCCACTGTCGATCTTCGTCACGGTGCTCCTGCTTACGCTCGGGGTGGTCAACAATTTGCATGGCGCACAAGGCATCACGACGCTGGCGGGCAACAGCCAGATCCTTCGCGGCGGCCCGGTGGCCACCTGGGAGTCCATCAAACTGATGTCGGGTGACGGGGGTGGCGCTTTCAATGTCAACAGCGCCCACCCGTTCGAGAATCCAACACCGCTGACCAACGTCGTGGAAGTCGTTGCGATGCTGCTGATTCCGGTCTCATTCATCAGAACTTTTGGGGTGATGGTCGGCGACAAGAGACAGGGTTGGGCGCTATTTGCCTCAGCAGCAATATTATTCGCGATTGGCACCGCCGCGCTCATCGTTGCGGATGTCGTGACAAACGGCACCGTGATTCACGCCGTTGGAGCCGCGACTGAAGGCACCGAGGCCCGCTTCGGCGTGCCGGGCAGTGCCATGTTCGGCCAGGTGGCGACCGCCACCGGCGACGGTGCAGCCAACTCCTCGTACGACAGTTACGCGAGCGTGGGCGGAGCGGTGCTGATGCTGAACATGATGCTTGGCGAAGTCGCACCCGGCGGTGCGGGAAGCGGGCTTTACGGCCTGCTGATGATGACCCTGCTCGCAGTGTTCCTCGGCGGCCTGATGATCGGACGGACACCGGAATACCTCAAGCAGCGGCTAGATTCTCGTCACATGAAGCTCATCGGCTTCTACATATTGACGCTGCCCGCGGTGGTTCTTACGGGAACCGCGGTGGCCATGGCGCTTCCCGGTGAGCGCGCCGCCATGCTCAATGCAGGGCCCCACGGGCTCTCTGAGGTGCTATACGCGTTCACGAGCGCCGCGGCCAACAACGGCAGCGCCTTCGCCGGCTTTTCCGGCAACACTATCTGGTACAACATCGCCCTGGCCCTGGCAATGGCCATCGGCCGGTTCTTGCCAATCATCGTCGTGCTCGCGATCGCCGGGACCTTCGCGGCCCAGCGGGCCGGCGTCATCACCGCGGGAACACTTGGCACGCATACTCCGACGTTTGTTTTCCTCATCGTCGGAGCGACCTTGATCATCGTCGGGCTGGAGTATCTGCCCGCGCTGGCGCTCGGCCCTGCGGCTGACGCAGTGCTGAGATAA